A single genomic interval of Streptomyces sp. NBC_00663 harbors:
- a CDS encoding 4Fe-4S dicluster domain-containing protein, translating into MSATAAPAVLDRDGLDALVAALRAQGRTVIGPTVRDGAIVLAELDSADALPFGWGVELDAGRYRLVRREDGAAFAHSAGPQSWKNFLHPARERLWSADRTPQGDVSFTPEVPAAPSYAFLGVRPCDLRAIAVQDRVLTGGRYGDSGYAGRRGRALLIAVECTEPGATCFCVSMGGGPAADPGYDLALTEVEGRFLVRVGSDEGAALLAQVPHRAADTGTRKTARAAVDTARDRMGRALPPVDLRDLMGASLTAERWDDVAARCLTCGNCTMVCPTCFCTTTEEVTDLTGDHTERWQRWDSCFDLDFSYLHGGPVRPTSRSRYRQWLTHKLGTWHDQFDMSGCVGCGRCIAWCPAGIDITEEVAALDAERSDRETETD; encoded by the coding sequence ATGAGCGCCACCGCAGCCCCGGCCGTGCTCGACCGGGACGGTCTCGACGCCTTGGTCGCGGCGCTGAGGGCACAGGGCCGGACCGTGATCGGGCCGACCGTCCGCGACGGTGCGATCGTGCTCGCGGAACTGGACTCCGCAGACGCGCTCCCTTTCGGCTGGGGCGTCGAACTGGACGCCGGGCGCTACCGGTTGGTCCGCCGCGAGGACGGGGCCGCGTTCGCGCACAGCGCGGGGCCGCAGTCCTGGAAGAACTTCCTGCACCCGGCACGGGAGCGGCTGTGGAGCGCCGACCGGACGCCACAGGGGGACGTCTCCTTCACCCCGGAGGTGCCGGCCGCGCCCTCGTACGCCTTCCTCGGTGTCCGCCCCTGTGACCTGCGGGCCATCGCCGTCCAGGACCGGGTGCTGACCGGCGGACGGTACGGCGACAGCGGGTACGCCGGGCGCCGGGGGCGGGCGCTGCTGATCGCCGTGGAGTGCACCGAGCCCGGCGCGACCTGCTTCTGCGTGTCCATGGGCGGCGGGCCCGCCGCCGACCCCGGGTACGACCTGGCGCTCACCGAGGTGGAGGGCCGGTTCCTGGTGCGGGTGGGCAGTGACGAGGGGGCCGCGCTGCTCGCGCAGGTCCCGCACCGGGCGGCCGACACCGGCACACGGAAGACGGCACGCGCCGCGGTGGACACGGCCCGCGACCGCATGGGCCGTGCCCTGCCGCCCGTGGACCTGCGGGATCTGATGGGCGCGAGCCTGACCGCCGAGCGCTGGGACGACGTCGCCGCCCGCTGTCTGACCTGCGGCAACTGCACGATGGTCTGTCCGACCTGCTTCTGCACCACCACGGAGGAGGTCACCGACCTCACCGGCGACCACACAGAGCGGTGGCAGCGCTGGGACTCCTGCTTCGACCTGGACTTCTCGTATCTGCACGGCGGCCCGGTCCGCCCGACGTCCCGCAGCCGGTACCGGCAGTGGCTGACGCACAAGCTCGGCACCTGGCACGACCAGTTCGACATGTCCGGGTGCGTCGGCTGCGGGCGCTGCATCGCCTGGTGCCCGGCCGGCATCGACATCACGGAGGAAGTGGCCGCGCTCGACGCCGAGCGCTCGGACCGGGAAACGGAGACGGACTGA
- a CDS encoding Crp/Fnr family transcriptional regulator, with the protein MPPSIALRVHHALPAEHRDRLLRVAREVSFPPGTRLFDEGGHADRFWIVRDGTAALDLHVPGRRAPVVETLGVGDLVGWSWLYEPFVWRLGAEAVTPVGAYEFDAVAVRLMCLDDAEFGRAVEHWVGRVLAHRLQAARTRLLDLYGPHNSGGAR; encoded by the coding sequence ATGCCTCCCTCGATCGCCCTGCGCGTGCATCACGCCCTGCCCGCCGAGCACCGTGACCGGCTGTTGCGCGTCGCCCGCGAGGTCAGCTTCCCGCCGGGTACCCGCCTGTTCGACGAAGGCGGCCACGCGGACCGCTTCTGGATCGTCCGGGACGGCACGGCCGCGCTGGACCTGCATGTGCCCGGCCGCCGCGCCCCGGTCGTCGAGACGCTCGGCGTCGGTGACCTGGTCGGCTGGTCGTGGCTGTACGAGCCGTTCGTGTGGCGGCTGGGTGCCGAGGCCGTGACCCCGGTGGGTGCCTACGAGTTCGACGCCGTCGCCGTGCGGCTGATGTGCCTGGACGACGCCGAGTTCGGCCGGGCCGTGGAGCACTGGGTGGGCCGGGTGCTCGCCCACCGGCTCCAGGCGGCCCGGACCCGGCTCCTGGACCTGTACGGTCCCCACAACAGCGGCGGTGCCCGATGA